A window from Methanomassiliicoccus sp. encodes these proteins:
- a CDS encoding FG-GAP-like repeat-containing protein, with protein MIVRQSDKPIARPSGRLSSTCDRSLKSGSFPKRKSWSRYGVSEIIGNLLILAITVTLFTGILYFVTSMPGPSEKVYTDFTSSIKLMGNANNDAYINITHKGGEELYSYRTNIYLFVDNVPSTLKFTDGNIASASWPTGITWTYKFSGVLSTTDLSIMIVDTVANTVVYSAPLQGGSQAATTLPIIADRGLTPTPVYDGTSVRFYVQISDPYSKLDNTSVFVNASSLKLASAIPMTYNSTLNLYVSGYFTAKNAWDGATVLVYASDKSGHRVTQSMTIDITAGTGISDSPYASYSDYLTNGTYPPDASGGEAGGALGITFYYIKRTSDGSITRNFNVSEGVTIEVWSDTLSNVAGRNSFYIYQPLQGTTPISPSSDAAFQIGKTYSTFRQFVFNFTAPSTAYRYPVQIIMKDNQGNTFNIADYINVNGASYPQLETYVASGNTLVKTTTFNHTDDVYLIIRTKDVDRYTDTVYLSGIEVDDYTGSYIVMKAATPVPPVNSQPSYSAPLSSLYKTNGITITPYGDNTINGVYTLKITLKDANQGWWLPKTNAYTLKISTFFDTGTGGTTGESYSQLSCQFFVTAPLTTADVAAALGSGSFTWSSSGATWENNAIAWFKGGDQWNEKVIDSNPSKGPLGMYLEDLTGDGRNDLVVGAQDTSLSNLFWYENEKSDGSTWSSARSITYPFDAYSGTQTAYNSDQYGNTNEDATVWKTSGTDMYYDGYYTTNEMCTALAIGDFDNNGYSDVVASFMHVVVYTTATSTDSADYTNSWGMYFNRGIYVFWNDGSNNWAKTTLYSTLDWKTAASTSNQANSNNNPAAGDIAVGDFNQDGYKDIVAVYEDGSTKVWLNMWVKNAGSQSGTFSTSDSLRTLEKVTGNTPWTHAQVMPKVRVADMNGDGYPDIVRTSTLSTDRSVYIYYTQQVASTVPYNGPSYEYPVDTVFTATRTGTAANLLSSDSSVEALTEVDVLYDPYDATGVKTAADTTGSTIANIYADNNVYYDVGQGTTMALGTFSLNFENLTTPIKTTSLVVQYKVDSNYTGTGYIQYSFNNGLTWTNTNIQPKSGETSEVTATFALTGVGGDSYANITSNLMVRFVNPSGSSTVHFDYVWAEVTFIQTKALAWVYQIPNAVAAYQLLTVVGHVSGTEGFQIQYSVDNATWFDISTITSNSDVTVSYNLTYTPNSYYYVRFIDTNRAVTDTTKDTLTLNQLIVSHNSPTVQWSSGGQPKWTSSGGYISALAVGDMKKYLGSNVINEPMDIVVGIGGDTAANGKLFVLMQTTSNPGVFPPQSLDTTKLSIMCPASGAYEIHGVELGDIDGDQDLDIILVVGSQVGRTPGNGPSLWEYSNNQYISGSWRFTETPISSIAANSESVINVNVGNIDLTIFLPIVGMVAIVASSEAVGRWRGRRK; from the coding sequence ATGATAGTCCGTCAGAGCGACAAACCCATTGCTCGGCCATCGGGCCGATTGAGTTCAACGTGCGACCGCTCCCTCAAGTCCGGGTCCTTCCCTAAGCGTAAGAGCTGGAGCCGCTACGGTGTATCGGAGATCATCGGAAACCTGCTGATACTCGCCATCACCGTCACTCTGTTCACCGGTATCCTGTATTTCGTGACCTCCATGCCCGGCCCCAGCGAGAAGGTCTATACCGACTTCACGTCCTCGATCAAGTTGATGGGAAACGCCAACAATGACGCGTACATCAACATCACCCACAAGGGCGGAGAGGAGCTCTACAGCTATCGGACCAATATCTACCTGTTCGTCGACAACGTCCCCTCCACCCTTAAGTTCACCGACGGCAACATCGCCAGTGCTTCCTGGCCCACTGGCATTACCTGGACCTACAAGTTCTCTGGTGTTCTTTCTACCACCGACCTGAGCATCATGATCGTGGACACCGTGGCCAACACCGTGGTGTACAGCGCGCCCCTGCAGGGCGGGTCCCAGGCGGCGACCACCCTCCCCATCATCGCTGACAGGGGTCTCACCCCCACCCCGGTCTACGATGGCACGTCGGTCAGGTTCTACGTCCAGATCAGCGATCCTTACAGCAAGTTGGACAACACCAGCGTGTTCGTCAACGCCTCGTCCCTCAAGCTGGCCTCGGCCATACCGATGACCTATAACTCGACCCTCAACCTGTACGTCTCGGGCTACTTCACCGCGAAGAATGCCTGGGATGGGGCCACCGTACTGGTTTACGCCAGTGACAAATCCGGCCACCGGGTCACGCAGAGCATGACGATAGACATCACCGCCGGCACGGGCATCTCTGACAGCCCCTACGCCAGCTACTCCGATTACCTCACCAATGGTACCTATCCCCCTGACGCCAGCGGCGGTGAGGCCGGGGGTGCTCTGGGCATCACCTTCTACTACATCAAGAGGACCTCCGACGGCTCCATCACCCGCAACTTCAACGTCAGCGAGGGGGTGACCATTGAGGTCTGGAGCGACACCCTCAGCAACGTCGCGGGGAGGAATTCGTTCTACATCTATCAGCCCCTGCAAGGAACCACTCCCATCTCCCCGTCCTCTGATGCGGCCTTCCAGATAGGGAAGACCTACTCGACTTTCCGGCAGTTCGTGTTCAACTTCACCGCCCCCAGCACCGCGTACCGGTACCCGGTGCAGATCATTATGAAAGATAACCAGGGCAACACCTTCAACATCGCCGACTACATCAACGTCAACGGCGCGAGCTATCCTCAGCTGGAGACCTATGTGGCCAGCGGCAACACCCTGGTGAAGACCACCACCTTCAATCATACCGATGACGTGTACCTGATCATCCGGACCAAGGATGTCGACCGCTACACCGATACGGTGTATCTCAGCGGCATAGAGGTCGATGACTATACCGGCAGCTATATCGTCATGAAGGCAGCCACCCCCGTGCCTCCGGTCAATTCACAGCCCTCCTACAGCGCCCCCCTTTCTTCGCTGTACAAGACCAATGGGATCACCATAACCCCGTACGGTGATAACACCATCAACGGCGTGTATACTCTCAAGATAACTCTCAAGGACGCCAACCAGGGCTGGTGGCTGCCCAAGACCAACGCTTACACCCTCAAGATCTCCACCTTCTTCGATACCGGGACCGGCGGAACGACCGGTGAGAGCTACAGCCAGCTGAGCTGTCAGTTCTTCGTCACCGCGCCGCTCACCACCGCCGATGTGGCTGCCGCGCTCGGCTCCGGCTCGTTCACCTGGAGCTCGTCCGGCGCGACCTGGGAGAACAATGCCATCGCCTGGTTCAAGGGCGGTGACCAGTGGAACGAGAAGGTCATCGATTCGAACCCCAGCAAAGGACCCCTGGGCATGTACCTGGAAGATCTCACCGGTGACGGCCGCAACGACCTAGTGGTCGGGGCGCAGGACACCTCGTTGTCCAACCTGTTCTGGTACGAGAACGAGAAGAGCGACGGATCGACATGGTCCAGCGCCCGGTCCATTACCTATCCGTTCGACGCCTACAGCGGGACGCAGACCGCCTATAACTCAGACCAGTATGGCAACACCAACGAGGACGCTACTGTATGGAAGACCTCAGGTACGGACATGTACTATGATGGCTACTATACGACGAACGAGATGTGCACCGCTCTGGCGATAGGCGACTTCGATAATAACGGCTACTCCGATGTGGTCGCCAGCTTCATGCATGTGGTCGTGTACACCACCGCCACCAGCACGGACTCCGCCGATTACACCAACAGCTGGGGCATGTACTTCAACCGCGGCATATATGTATTCTGGAACGACGGGAGCAACAACTGGGCAAAGACCACCCTGTACAGCACCCTGGATTGGAAGACCGCAGCCTCCACCAGCAATCAGGCCAACAGCAACAACAACCCGGCCGCCGGCGACATCGCCGTCGGCGACTTCAACCAGGACGGCTACAAGGACATCGTAGCGGTCTACGAGGACGGCAGCACCAAGGTCTGGCTCAACATGTGGGTGAAGAACGCCGGCTCACAGTCCGGGACCTTCAGCACCTCCGACTCCCTGAGGACCCTAGAAAAGGTGACCGGCAACACTCCGTGGACCCATGCTCAGGTCATGCCCAAGGTCCGGGTGGCGGACATGAACGGGGATGGATACCCTGACATCGTGCGCACCAGCACCCTGTCCACCGACCGCTCGGTGTACATCTATTACACGCAGCAGGTCGCCTCCACGGTGCCTTATAACGGTCCGTCGTACGAGTACCCGGTCGACACGGTCTTCACCGCGACCCGCACCGGTACCGCAGCCAATCTGCTATCCTCCGATTCGTCGGTGGAAGCCCTGACCGAGGTCGACGTTCTCTATGATCCATACGACGCCACTGGCGTCAAGACCGCTGCCGACACGACCGGATCCACGATCGCCAACATCTATGCCGACAACAACGTCTACTATGACGTCGGCCAGGGGACGACCATGGCCCTGGGCACGTTCTCGCTGAACTTCGAGAACCTGACCACCCCGATCAAGACCACCAGCCTGGTGGTCCAGTACAAGGTCGATTCCAACTATACCGGCACGGGCTACATCCAGTACTCGTTCAACAACGGCCTGACGTGGACGAATACCAACATCCAGCCCAAGAGCGGCGAAACCTCGGAGGTGACCGCCACCTTCGCCCTGACCGGCGTGGGCGGTGACTCGTATGCTAACATCACCTCCAACCTCATGGTCCGGTTCGTGAACCCCTCTGGATCGTCCACTGTGCACTTCGACTACGTATGGGCGGAGGTCACTTTCATCCAAACCAAGGCCCTAGCATGGGTCTATCAGATCCCCAACGCCGTGGCTGCCTACCAGCTGCTTACCGTGGTCGGGCATGTGAGCGGCACGGAGGGCTTCCAGATACAGTACTCGGTGGACAACGCCACCTGGTTCGACATCAGCACCATCACCTCGAACAGCGATGTGACGGTGAGCTACAATCTGACCTACACCCCCAACTCGTACTACTACGTGCGCTTTATTGACACGAACCGGGCGGTCACCGATACCACCAAGGATACCCTGACTCTGAACCAGCTCATCGTGAGCCACAACTCGCCCACCGTGCAGTGGTCTAGCGGGGGGCAGCCTAAGTGGACGTCCAGCGGAGGCTACATCTCCGCCCTTGCCGTTGGTGACATGAAGAAATATCTCGGGTCGAACGTGATCAACGAGCCCATGGACATCGTGGTGGGCATCGGTGGTGACACCGCTGCAAACGGCAAGCTGTTCGTCCTGATGCAGACGACCTCGAACCCCGGGGTCTTCCCGCCTCAATCCCTGGACACCACCAAGCTATCCATCATGTGCCCTGCCAGCGGCGCATACGAGATCCATGGCGTGGAGCTGGGGGACATCGACGGTGATCAGGACCTCGACATAATCCTGGTGGTAGGCTCGCAGGTCGGTAGGACCCCCGGGAACGGCCCCTCGCTGTGGGAATACTCCAACAACCAGTACATTTCCGGATCATGGAGGTTCACCGAGACTCCCATAAGTTCGATTGCCGCCAATAGCGAATCGGTCATCAACGTCAACGTCGGCAACATCGACCTGACCATCTTCCTGCCCATCGTGGGCATGGTAGCGATCGTCGCCTCCAGCGAGGCGGTGGGACGCTGGAGAGGGAGGAGGAAGTAA
- a CDS encoding UbiA family prenyltransferase, whose translation MQDRVPLGIRFTEAVDRLVLCLERNRLSIIGIFLYVLAVALVRDISEYYLLDHTFVVEPHPWIYSIAHHVAFYFLTFFGLVLLISAFSRRGVRKAVNYVACFFWIIILPPFLDHFLFGSQQNYAYFSPTDFLNYILHFSGETFHPGQALEIVVVLFAVVSYVIWVKRARFSSVEGRAAVIVEVALLVLFTVLSLFFMATPGAYLPVGSENGVPSFPGFDVTKYFQYHLFIFAYYMILLLGVLASLVYINYPRALKDLVLSLRPWQTVFFTGVVAAGIAAGWVTAAGPEYIYDILDRPYWVNLAFVILSLLSTVLAWLVTTMWNDLSDHAGDSPGRAGRALASGVVGRRELAEGSVVLMGLSLVMAALLSWEHVLLLAAIFLLGAVYSFRPVRFKERLLSPLLLGAGAFLAFIFGFLTPLSPVRLYQGDPSLVYPDSWNLLFPTLTVQAVVLGIYMFIGLVVGSMVTDIDGYAEDARSGVHTVYTRFGMDRGKRTVSTLVLLTSLTPLALFQGVQDLIVFPMLGIAASVTFLRTGRARYVLGIALVGMLYAAWRFLPALT comes from the coding sequence ATGCAGGACCGCGTTCCACTGGGCATCCGTTTCACCGAGGCCGTGGATCGGCTGGTGCTGTGCCTTGAGCGGAACAGGCTGTCCATCATCGGCATCTTCTTGTACGTCCTGGCGGTGGCCCTGGTGCGGGACATCTCGGAGTATTACCTGCTCGACCATACCTTCGTGGTCGAGCCCCATCCCTGGATCTACAGCATCGCCCACCACGTCGCGTTCTACTTCCTCACCTTCTTCGGTCTGGTGCTCCTCATCTCCGCCTTCTCCCGGCGGGGCGTCAGGAAGGCGGTGAACTACGTCGCCTGTTTCTTCTGGATCATCATCCTGCCCCCGTTCCTAGACCATTTCCTGTTCGGCTCCCAGCAGAACTATGCATACTTCTCGCCCACCGACTTCCTGAACTACATCCTGCACTTCAGCGGAGAGACCTTTCACCCCGGGCAGGCGCTGGAGATCGTCGTGGTGCTCTTCGCCGTGGTCTCCTACGTCATATGGGTCAAGCGGGCGAGGTTCAGCTCGGTGGAGGGGCGGGCCGCGGTAATAGTGGAGGTCGCCCTGCTCGTCCTCTTCACCGTACTGTCCCTCTTCTTCATGGCCACCCCCGGCGCCTATCTTCCGGTGGGCAGTGAGAACGGTGTGCCCTCTTTCCCCGGCTTCGACGTTACTAAGTACTTCCAGTACCACCTGTTCATCTTCGCCTATTACATGATTCTGCTGCTAGGCGTCCTAGCCTCCCTGGTGTACATCAACTACCCCCGGGCCCTCAAGGACCTGGTACTGAGCCTGCGGCCCTGGCAGACGGTATTTTTCACGGGCGTGGTGGCTGCGGGCATCGCCGCGGGGTGGGTCACCGCCGCCGGGCCGGAGTACATCTACGACATCCTGGACCGACCCTACTGGGTCAACCTCGCGTTCGTAATCCTCTCCCTACTCAGCACGGTGCTGGCCTGGCTGGTCACCACCATGTGGAACGACCTCAGCGACCACGCCGGGGACTCCCCCGGCCGCGCCGGCCGGGCCCTTGCCTCCGGGGTTGTGGGACGAAGGGAACTGGCCGAGGGGTCGGTGGTCCTCATGGGCCTCTCCCTGGTGATGGCCGCGTTGTTGTCTTGGGAGCATGTCCTCCTTCTAGCGGCCATCTTCCTGCTGGGAGCGGTGTACTCCTTCCGCCCGGTGAGGTTCAAGGAGCGCCTCCTGAGCCCGCTGCTGCTGGGCGCGGGGGCTTTCCTCGCTTTTATCTTCGGGTTCCTGACCCCGCTGAGCCCGGTGAGACTGTACCAGGGAGACCCATCCCTGGTGTACCCTGACAGCTGGAACCTGCTGTTCCCCACCTTGACGGTGCAGGCGGTGGTGCTCGGCATATACATGTTCATCGGCCTGGTGGTAGGCTCCATGGTCACTGACATCGATGGCTATGCCGAGGATGCCAGGAGCGGGGTGCACACAGTGTATACGAGGTTCGGGATGGATCGAGGAAAGAGGACCGTCTCCACCCTTGTGCTTCTCACCTCCCTTACCCCCCTGGCCCTGTTCCAAGGGGTCCAGGATCTCATCGTCTTCCCGATGCTGGGCATCGCCGCCTCGGTGACCTTTCTGCGCACTGGGCGGGCAAGGTACGTGCTGGGCATCGCTCTGGTGGGCATGCTGTACGCCGCGTGGAGGTTCCTTCCCGCGCTCACCTAG
- a CDS encoding transcriptional regulator: MQRDELIEAVRSVLTKSGFFVSRPLAMRGISFDVVARRDDTLLIVKILSNVDAFSKENAEEMLTLGEALGASPLLIGERSGSGDIDESIVYSRFGVPIISLTTLSDHLLEGVPPFIFAAPGGLYVKLDSHLLKQLREERNISLGTLAEIAGVSRRTIQMYEGGMGAMIDVAIRLEEFLNQPIVTPVNPFQHCTAPKPRERDGAPARSSDVFGQEVFDQLARMGFSIMPTSRCPFEALSKDEHILILTGLGKDDAKLKEKAMAVADISKVTERCSVIFIEKAKSKHNIGGTPIIGKDELRKIAEACILYELVGSRKDDEDH, from the coding sequence GTGCAGAGGGACGAGCTCATAGAGGCGGTGCGGTCGGTCCTGACCAAGTCCGGCTTCTTCGTCTCCAGACCCCTGGCCATGCGAGGAATTAGCTTCGACGTGGTGGCCAGGCGGGATGATACCCTTCTCATCGTCAAGATACTCAGCAACGTCGACGCTTTCTCCAAGGAGAACGCCGAGGAGATGCTCACCCTGGGCGAGGCCCTGGGAGCGTCACCGCTGCTCATCGGGGAGCGCTCGGGGTCGGGAGACATCGACGAGAGCATCGTGTACTCGAGGTTCGGGGTGCCCATAATCTCGCTGACCACGCTGTCCGACCACCTTCTGGAAGGCGTCCCTCCGTTCATCTTCGCCGCCCCCGGCGGACTGTACGTGAAACTGGACAGTCATCTGCTGAAGCAGCTGCGAGAGGAGAGAAACATCTCCTTGGGGACGCTGGCGGAGATCGCCGGGGTGTCCCGGCGGACGATCCAGATGTACGAAGGGGGCATGGGGGCGATGATCGATGTGGCCATCCGCCTGGAGGAGTTCCTTAACCAACCGATCGTCACCCCGGTCAACCCCTTCCAGCACTGCACCGCACCCAAGCCCCGAGAGAGGGACGGAGCGCCCGCGCGCTCCTCCGACGTGTTCGGCCAGGAGGTCTTCGACCAGCTGGCCCGGATGGGCTTCTCCATCATGCCCACCTCCCGCTGCCCGTTCGAGGCCCTCAGCAAGGACGAGCATATCCTCATCCTCACCGGCCTGGGCAAGGACGACGCCAAGCTCAAGGAAAAAGCCATGGCCGTGGCCGACATCTCCAAAGTGACGGAGCGATGCTCGGTCATCTTCATCGAGAAGGCCAAGAGCAAGCACAACATCGGAGGCACGCCCATCATTGGGAAGGACGAGCTCCGGAAGATCGCCGAAGCGTGCATCCTGTACGAGCTGGTAGGTTCGAGGAAGGATGATGAGGACCATTGA
- the cyaB gene encoding class IV adenylate cyclase produces MLEIEIKCPCDDLDGMEGKLRERGASFHGEVDQADLYLAHPCRDFAVTDEALRLRREGETVALFYKGPKLDPQSKTREEIQAAVPDPAAMRLVLDRLGFRPVAEVKKKRRNYGLGPVEVSIDRVAGLGGFVELEVQDLPVEEGRSMLFALMRDLGLERTERRSYLELLLQA; encoded by the coding sequence ATGCTCGAGATTGAAATCAAGTGTCCCTGCGATGACCTTGACGGCATGGAGGGGAAGCTCAGGGAACGGGGGGCCTCGTTCCATGGCGAGGTAGATCAGGCCGACCTGTACCTTGCACACCCCTGTCGCGACTTCGCGGTGACGGATGAGGCCCTGCGCCTGCGGAGGGAGGGGGAGACCGTCGCCCTCTTCTACAAGGGCCCCAAGCTAGACCCGCAGAGCAAGACCCGCGAGGAGATCCAAGCTGCCGTGCCCGATCCGGCAGCCATGAGGCTGGTGCTGGACCGATTGGGCTTCCGTCCGGTGGCCGAAGTAAAGAAAAAGCGCCGCAACTATGGGCTGGGGCCGGTGGAGGTGTCCATCGACCGCGTGGCCGGATTAGGCGGCTTTGTTGAACTGGAGGTCCAGGACCTGCCGGTCGAGGAGGGACGTTCGATGCTCTTCGCCCTCATGAGGGACCTTGGCCTGGAGAGGACGGAGAGGCGGTCCTACCTGGAGCTGCTGCTCCAGGCGTGA
- the hsp20 gene encoding archaeal heat shock protein Hsp20, whose product MADDKRRKRRTSWDDLFGSFDEDFEEMRARMDALMEGFMNGRIDTSTNQPIVYGFSMRVGPDGKPHIEEFGNTSPEVTGEGGAREPLTDIIEEKERVRVIIELPGVDKEDIQLHVEDRVLDISVDKEDRKFSKELELPSAVDPDSASASYKNGVLEVTLKRIAPKKRGKAVKIEGR is encoded by the coding sequence ATGGCAGACGACAAGAGGAGGAAGCGCCGCACCTCCTGGGATGACCTCTTCGGCAGCTTCGACGAGGACTTCGAGGAGATGCGTGCGCGCATGGACGCGTTGATGGAGGGGTTCATGAACGGTCGCATCGACACCAGCACGAACCAGCCCATCGTCTATGGGTTCTCCATGCGGGTTGGGCCGGACGGAAAGCCCCACATCGAGGAGTTCGGCAACACCTCTCCCGAGGTCACCGGCGAGGGGGGAGCCCGGGAGCCGCTGACCGACATCATCGAGGAGAAGGAGCGCGTCCGGGTGATCATCGAGCTGCCGGGGGTGGACAAAGAAGACATCCAGCTCCATGTCGAGGACCGCGTGCTGGACATCTCCGTGGATAAGGAGGACCGCAAGTTCTCCAAGGAGCTGGAACTCCCCTCGGCGGTGGACCCTGACTCGGCCTCGGCATCGTACAAGAACGGTGTTCTCGAGGTGACCCTTAAGCGGATCGCCCCCAAGAAGCGAGGCAAGGCAGTCAAGATCGAGGGCCGGTAG
- a CDS encoding CDC48 family AAA ATPase translates to MDSSEKVLKVAEAKSKDAERGIARVDPAVMEVLGITAGDVIQIEGKKRTVAIVWPGYPEDANRGVIRVDGTIRRNAQTSIDEKVAIRKVAIKEARKITFAPTEPLRIMGGEEYLSQSLEGRAVTRGDVIQINVMGRRIDLIVVSYSPTSDAVLVHRTTEVKISEKPVKEGQSNIPKVTYEDIGGLGDEVKRVREMIELPLRHPELFERLGVEAPKGVLLHGPPGTGKTLLAKAVAGETNANFVTIGGPEIMSKFYGESEERLREIFKQAQENAPTIIFIDEIDSIAPKREEVSGETERRVVAQLLSLMDGLEARGKVVVIGATNRPNALDPAIRRPGRFDREIEINPPNREGRLDILQIHTRGMPLEEDVELETLADLTHGYVGADLSALTKEAAMHSLRRVLPEMDLEMEQIPMDVLSKITVTRNDFFAALREMQPSSLREVFIETPNVRWEEIGGLTEAKRELQEAVEWPLKYASVFSHMNATPPKGVLLYGPPGTGKTLLAKAVATESQANFINVKGPEFLSKWVGESEKAVRETFRKARQASPCIIFMDEIDSIAPVRGGEADSHVTERVISQMLTEIDGLQSLHNVVVIAATNRPDMLDPALLRPGRFDRLVRIPNPDLEGRKQVLRIHTAKKPLAEDVDLDDLARRTDGYSGADLAALTNEAVMLAIRSLVAKNKDVAPEELNDAKISMTFFNQAMEKVKPVSRSDLGRYPKVAEDYVYVR, encoded by the coding sequence ATGGATTCATCGGAAAAGGTATTGAAGGTCGCCGAGGCCAAGTCCAAGGACGCTGAGCGCGGCATCGCCCGGGTGGACCCCGCGGTTATGGAGGTGCTCGGCATCACCGCCGGTGACGTCATCCAGATCGAGGGCAAGAAGCGGACCGTGGCCATCGTGTGGCCTGGTTACCCCGAGGACGCCAACCGCGGGGTCATTAGGGTCGACGGCACCATCCGCCGCAACGCCCAGACCAGCATCGACGAGAAGGTCGCCATCCGCAAGGTGGCGATCAAGGAGGCGCGCAAGATCACCTTCGCTCCCACCGAGCCGCTGCGCATAATGGGCGGCGAGGAGTATCTCAGCCAGAGCCTGGAGGGACGTGCGGTCACCCGCGGTGATGTCATCCAGATCAATGTCATGGGCCGGAGGATCGATCTGATCGTCGTTTCCTATAGTCCGACCTCCGACGCCGTGCTCGTGCACCGCACCACCGAGGTCAAGATCAGCGAGAAGCCGGTGAAGGAGGGCCAATCCAACATCCCCAAGGTCACCTACGAGGACATCGGAGGACTGGGGGACGAGGTCAAGCGGGTCAGAGAGATGATCGAGCTTCCCCTCCGCCACCCTGAGCTATTCGAGAGGCTGGGAGTGGAGGCGCCCAAGGGTGTGCTGCTGCACGGCCCACCAGGTACGGGCAAGACCCTCCTGGCCAAGGCTGTGGCGGGGGAGACCAACGCCAACTTCGTCACCATCGGCGGGCCGGAGATCATGTCCAAGTTCTACGGCGAGAGCGAGGAACGGCTGCGTGAGATATTCAAGCAGGCCCAGGAGAACGCGCCCACCATCATCTTCATCGACGAGATCGACTCCATCGCCCCCAAGCGGGAGGAGGTCAGCGGAGAGACCGAGCGGAGGGTCGTAGCCCAGCTGCTGTCGCTGATGGACGGGCTGGAGGCGAGGGGAAAGGTCGTGGTCATCGGTGCCACCAACCGTCCCAACGCGCTCGATCCCGCCATCCGCAGGCCGGGCCGTTTCGACCGGGAGATCGAGATCAATCCGCCCAACCGCGAGGGGCGGCTGGACATCCTGCAGATCCACACTCGGGGCATGCCTCTGGAGGAGGACGTCGAGCTGGAAACCCTGGCCGACCTCACCCACGGGTACGTTGGCGCGGACCTCTCCGCCCTGACCAAGGAGGCGGCCATGCACTCCCTTCGCCGCGTGCTTCCGGAGATGGACCTGGAGATGGAGCAGATCCCCATGGACGTGCTGAGCAAGATCACCGTCACCAGGAACGACTTCTTTGCCGCCCTGCGGGAGATGCAGCCTTCCAGCCTGAGAGAGGTGTTCATCGAGACCCCCAACGTCAGGTGGGAGGAGATCGGCGGTCTGACCGAGGCTAAGCGCGAACTGCAGGAAGCGGTGGAGTGGCCCCTGAAGTATGCCTCAGTGTTCAGCCACATGAACGCCACGCCCCCCAAGGGTGTGCTGCTGTACGGTCCGCCAGGTACGGGCAAGACCCTGCTGGCTAAAGCGGTCGCCACCGAGTCCCAGGCCAACTTCATCAACGTCAAGGGGCCAGAGTTCCTGAGCAAGTGGGTCGGCGAGTCGGAGAAGGCGGTCAGGGAGACCTTCCGCAAGGCGAGGCAGGCCTCACCCTGCATCATCTTCATGGACGAAATCGACTCCATCGCCCCGGTCCGGGGCGGGGAGGCCGACAGCCACGTCACCGAGCGGGTGATCTCGCAGATGCTCACCGAGATCGACGGTCTGCAGAGCCTGCACAACGTGGTGGTCATCGCCGCCACCAACCGGCCGGATATGCTCGACCCGGCTCTGCTGAGGCCTGGCCGCTTCGACCGGCTGGTCCGCATCCCCAACCCCGACCTCGAGGGCCGCAAGCAGGTACTCCGCATCCACACCGCCAAGAAGCCCCTGGCCGAGGACGTCGACCTGGATGATCTGGCAAGGAGGACCGACGGTTACTCCGGCGCGGACCTCGCCGCCCTGACCAACGAGGCGGTGATGCTGGCCATCCGGTCGCTGGTGGCCAAGAACAAGGACGTCGCACCGGAGGAACTGAACGACGCGAAGATCTCGATGACCTTCTTCAACCAGGCCATGGAGAAAGTGAAGCCGGTCAGCCGCAGCGACCTGGGCAGGTACCCGAAGGTCGCCGAGGATTACGTATATGTGAGGTGA